The proteins below are encoded in one region of Methanosarcina barkeri 3:
- a CDS encoding DUF3344 domain-containing protein, with protein MKTRRVEQKGDQKRDRKGDQKGNQKEDQKGNQKGDQKGNQKGDQKGNQKGDQKGNQKRDQKGDQKKIYKTRKIWGINEDHKANSEHKIRIIRLSQEGNKFNRLVRLLCVIAGLCCLLSMPALAQAPEKNGYIADKPLETYIHDSINGGLYYSVGSSYYSGKVYPGDVYSTTHNIDLPEGSTVKFARLYNYWTWSAEGVTGRYPEMKVRFNGKELTPEKEYSDRKGWGIYDYPTGTWAYNITDLVNGSGTCSTEIENTGPDASFVCIDGVGLLIVYTDPKGKDIEYWINEGAEELNSQVDENGNPLYYASSNETICEMLKPTLQLPVRSATLWTIAQSGNWNDNALLINDQKFPGITDGEPYPDLDTDMRDITSYLKSGENSILFQAIGDYVVPSGAFLVIEKDPQAEEAAQASEESSGKSDETGETQETSGNEASKAPGFGFDYALAFLTAGKLVAGHRQKKG; from the coding sequence ATGAAGACTAGAAGAGTAGAACAAAAAGGAGATCAAAAAAGAGATCGGAAAGGAGATCAGAAAGGAAATCAAAAAGAAGATCAGAAAGGAAATCAAAAAGGAGATCAAAAAGGAAATCAAAAAGGAGATCAAAAAGGAAATCAAAAAGGAGATCAAAAAGGAAATCAAAAAAGAGATCAAAAAGGAGATCAAAAGAAGATATATAAAACGAGAAAAATTTGGGGAATAAATGAAGATCATAAGGCAAATAGCGAACATAAAATAAGAATAATAAGACTCAGCCAGGAAGGAAATAAATTTAACCGGCTGGTAAGGTTACTTTGCGTGATAGCAGGACTATGCTGTTTGCTTTCCATGCCTGCCCTGGCCCAGGCCCCCGAGAAAAACGGATACATAGCAGACAAGCCACTTGAAACATACATCCATGACTCGATTAATGGAGGTCTCTATTATAGTGTTGGAAGCAGTTATTACAGTGGGAAGGTCTATCCCGGAGACGTATACTCTACAACACATAACATCGATCTGCCCGAAGGATCGACAGTAAAATTCGCAAGGCTTTACAATTACTGGACCTGGAGTGCCGAAGGTGTCACTGGCAGGTACCCTGAGATGAAAGTGAGATTTAACGGAAAAGAACTTACACCTGAAAAAGAATACAGTGACAGGAAAGGCTGGGGCATCTATGATTATCCCACAGGCACCTGGGCCTATAACATAACCGATCTTGTGAACGGTTCGGGTACTTGTAGCACTGAGATTGAAAACACAGGCCCTGATGCATCTTTTGTTTGTATTGATGGTGTAGGTTTGCTAATAGTTTATACGGACCCTAAAGGAAAAGACATCGAATACTGGATCAATGAAGGAGCTGAAGAACTCAATTCTCAGGTGGATGAGAACGGCAATCCTCTTTATTATGCGAGCTCTAATGAGACAATTTGTGAAATGCTCAAGCCTACCTTGCAGCTCCCTGTCCGCAGTGCAACCCTCTGGACGATTGCTCAATCCGGAAACTGGAATGATAACGCTCTCCTGATAAACGATCAAAAATTTCCCGGGATTACCGATGGAGAACCTTATCCTGACCTTGATACCGATATGAGGGATATCACAAGCTACCTGAAATCTGGAGAAAATAGCATCCTTTTCCAGGCCATAGGAGACTATGTGGTACCTTCAGGGGCCTTCTTAGTGATTGAAAAAGATCCGCAGGCAGAAGAAGCAGCACAGGCTTCTGAGGAAAGTTCCGGAAAATCGGATGAAACCGGCGAAACTCAGGAGACTTCCGGAAACGAAGCGAGCAAGGCCCCAGGATTTGGATTTGATTATGCCCTTGCCTTTTTAACTGCAGGTAAACTGGTTGCAGGGCATAGACAGAAAAAGGGTTGA
- a CDS encoding energy-coupling factor transporter transmembrane protein EcfT has translation MKSLFRYEQKDSLLHRLDPRVKLFWLFGISVLSVVFGTPDLLAILFISTLPFWVMLKPSKSRIKAIIIIFMSVLLSFTISQALFYYWAKDPLFTLVPSSFPLLGPLTGGIYFYADGAVYGLYQSFRVMASLSAAMLVIATTHPGMLIDAFVRFFEIRTAGKSYRIGIPYEIAFMVSSAVSFAPTMLEESGIILNAMQARGLELKGDVRRKAKALKYILVPLVVNILRAGRKLAIAADTRGFRANRHRTYVNELKLKRNDYIFLIYTILLTSGGLYLSYIGFGGTVPI, from the coding sequence TTGAAAAGTCTTTTTCGCTATGAACAAAAAGATAGCTTGCTTCACAGGCTTGACCCGAGAGTTAAATTGTTCTGGCTCTTTGGAATATCGGTGCTAAGTGTTGTGTTCGGGACTCCGGATCTATTGGCAATATTATTCATATCAACCTTACCTTTCTGGGTCATGTTAAAACCCTCAAAAAGCAGGATAAAGGCAATAATTATTATCTTCATGAGTGTTCTATTGAGTTTTACAATATCGCAGGCTCTTTTTTATTATTGGGCTAAAGATCCGTTGTTTACTCTCGTTCCATCGTCTTTCCCATTATTGGGACCTCTTACAGGGGGAATCTATTTCTACGCAGACGGAGCCGTCTATGGGCTATATCAGTCCTTCCGTGTTATGGCTTCTCTAAGTGCTGCTATGCTTGTTATTGCCACAACTCATCCCGGAATGCTTATCGACGCATTTGTTCGCTTTTTCGAAATTCGGACTGCAGGAAAAAGTTATAGAATAGGTATTCCATATGAAATTGCATTTATGGTATCCTCTGCGGTCAGCTTTGCTCCTACAATGCTCGAAGAAAGCGGCATAATCCTGAACGCAATGCAAGCAAGAGGGCTTGAGCTTAAAGGTGACGTCCGCAGAAAAGCAAAGGCCCTCAAATATATCCTTGTTCCTCTTGTAGTTAATATACTTCGGGCAGGAAGAAAACTTGCCATTGCTGCCGACACACGAGGCTTTCGAGCAAACAGGCACAGGACCTATGTAAATGAACTCAAATTAAAAAGGAATGATTATATCTTTTTGATATATACAATCCTTTTAACGTCAGGTGGGCTTTATCTGAGCTACATTGGTTTCGGGGGTACCGTGCCTATTTGA
- a CDS encoding ABC transporter ATP-binding protein codes for MDSLSEKVSVGLGTAHIKLENLTYSYPHSDSQVLSDVNLELKKGEFVLLVGPSGCGKSTLVRCFNRLIPEISGGSFSGHVLLQGKDLKNEKIRKLALEVGMVFQNPETQLFCMTVAEDISFGPENLGLPRAEILSRVEKALKAVRLEKLSNHFIFTLSGGEKQRTAIGGNLAMEPEILVLDEPTSDLDPTGTQEVLELLKRLNEEKQTTLILIEHKLDSVFEIADRMLVMDKGRFIFDGKPFEILCREEETLKRLGIHPPQLTEIAHLLGMDSEASIALSYENVLNRLAKLLQIPASQFESQIEQKHETFSSIEISSSVETFSSIEISSSVEISSFIETSSSILPSEENLPFVRIENLSYRLEDGSEILKDINLDIKSGEFLALLGHNGAGKTTLAGNLIGFCRPSGGRILLNGKDIERYSTAQLSKKVGYLFQNPDSQIFMDSVFKEVRFGLENMGIPKKEIEKLVNESLETMELSAYKNRHPHSLSRGQRQRLAVASILALEPDLLVLDEPTTGQDRGHILKFLDKIKELKKLGKTVILITHDMELVAEYAERIVVMKQGRVLLDGPTAKVFLSTDKLNEAGIIPPLLSRLCFDLQKQGINVPPILTVSELKSFLRDHCPELRD; via the coding sequence ATGGATTCCTTATCTGAGAAAGTTTCAGTTGGCTTGGGAACTGCACATATCAAGCTTGAAAACCTCACATACAGCTACCCTCACTCAGATTCCCAGGTACTTTCGGACGTAAATCTTGAACTTAAAAAAGGGGAATTTGTGCTACTTGTGGGTCCCAGCGGTTGTGGGAAAAGTACTCTTGTCCGCTGCTTTAACAGGCTGATTCCAGAAATCTCAGGAGGAAGTTTTTCCGGACATGTTCTGCTTCAGGGAAAAGATCTTAAAAATGAAAAAATCAGGAAGCTGGCTCTTGAAGTTGGAATGGTGTTCCAGAATCCGGAAACCCAATTGTTTTGTATGACAGTAGCTGAAGATATTTCTTTTGGACCTGAAAATTTGGGCTTGCCCAGAGCTGAGATACTATCCCGCGTAGAAAAAGCTCTTAAAGCAGTTAGACTGGAGAAACTTAGCAATCACTTCATTTTCACACTCTCAGGAGGAGAAAAACAGAGGACTGCAATAGGAGGAAATCTAGCAATGGAGCCTGAAATCCTGGTACTTGATGAACCGACATCGGATCTTGACCCTACAGGCACTCAGGAGGTGCTTGAGCTACTAAAAAGACTAAATGAGGAAAAGCAAACAACCCTTATTCTGATAGAACACAAACTTGATTCGGTTTTTGAAATAGCAGACCGTATGCTTGTTATGGACAAAGGCAGATTTATCTTTGATGGAAAACCTTTCGAAATCCTGTGCCGTGAAGAAGAAACACTCAAAAGACTTGGAATTCATCCCCCTCAACTTACTGAAATTGCTCATCTGCTGGGAATGGATTCCGAAGCTTCAATAGCTCTATCCTATGAAAACGTTCTGAATAGGCTTGCTAAACTCTTGCAAATACCTGCAAGCCAATTTGAAAGCCAGATAGAACAAAAACATGAAACTTTCAGTTCTATTGAAATTTCCAGCTCTGTTGAAACTTTCAGTTCTATTGAAATTTCCAGCTCTGTTGAAATTTCCAGTTTTATTGAAACTTCCAGTTCTATTTTACCCTCAGAGGAAAATTTACCCTTTGTACGAATAGAGAATCTCTCCTACAGGCTTGAAGATGGTTCGGAAATCCTCAAAGATATTAATCTGGATATCAAAAGTGGAGAGTTTCTTGCTCTTCTTGGACACAACGGAGCTGGAAAGACAACTCTAGCAGGCAACTTAATAGGATTTTGCAGGCCTTCCGGTGGAAGAATCCTTCTTAACGGAAAAGACATAGAGAGGTATTCGACAGCTCAGTTATCAAAAAAAGTTGGGTACCTTTTCCAGAATCCAGATTCGCAGATATTTATGGACAGTGTATTTAAAGAAGTTCGTTTTGGACTCGAGAACATGGGTATTCCCAAAAAGGAAATTGAAAAACTGGTAAACGAATCCCTGGAAACGATGGAACTTTCGGCTTATAAAAATAGGCATCCCCACTCTCTCTCAAGAGGGCAACGACAGCGCCTGGCAGTAGCTTCCATTCTTGCCCTCGAGCCGGACCTTCTTGTCCTGGATGAACCCACAACAGGGCAGGACAGAGGACACATACTTAAGTTCCTTGATAAAATCAAGGAGCTGAAAAAACTTGGGAAAACGGTTATTCTCATAACACATGACATGGAACTAGTAGCCGAGTATGCTGAAAGGATTGTAGTAATGAAGCAGGGGAGAGTCCTGCTGGACGGACCAACAGCAAAAGTATTCTTAAGCACGGATAAACTGAATGAAGCTGGAATCATCCCTCCCCTCCTTTCAAGACTTTGCTTTGACCTTCAAAAACAGGGAATTAATGTTCCTCCAATATTAACAGTCTCCGAATTGAAATCTTTCCTCCGGGATCATTGTCCGGAGTTGCGGGATTGA
- a CDS encoding DUF3344 domain-containing protein, whose translation MTNKKPISTLLLLILSIGVCLTLLAGTVAADDWVGGLPLTTVQTGTVTGGLYISGNPPSATYTNVVDRTFSLPTAAVAGSGRIKWARLYVSSYCGHMQDAKAITYATKVDWNNDGTWDNNWTETDPGQPFIYMQGGDYGGGGNDNSEFSGHGTGEPYLMLNEHTTRVTSDYLSWYNVTNLIQVDEPTIKVNVDATGSYDGRIKMVELVVAYDDPSSTTETLYWVNEGHDACTYYTEENEDTVAIGTTTFDTAGLSGITSATLIADYLASNNGYYGFPTTDNNFVASTKTGSFTNIELDRIADTQGLYSGIDSWNVTSSISGSSSAFAYARYLPGTGTAAFYKIPLAFLVVKKPLQSTSAPDAEFTANVTSGTAPLTVQFNENSTGSPTSWQWDFNNDGTVDSTEQNPIYTYSTAGNYAVNLTVSNAKGSNSEVKTEYITATSAATNDLTISGLVNTVPGSAVFAKEPNTINILNIMNTGTGSLSNISVALYASDVSGGTVPVNTTTIASLASGGKATISLIDPTIRSLEGGTVTYTAVVDPDNLIAETNEANNNKSSASKPLRYNGYKGKGIYWEGGSNITTKHTYDLQGNLLYSTQPDTAYKAVGWSDRTETWTADDLPIPSGSTIEKVLLYFAYNWDQTPGGYPWLNLNFNGNTIENGNLSTGNGTLYRDWSNFGGYADYEYGLCVYDVTDKFNEAGNSLVTNPYDSSYNKIALYPSTLVVIYRNSNETRKQIFINEECDELGVSESSYGTTPKEATAYAPFTGMSIDKSKVANATMYSFAGSAGPDEGNLLFNGNTVATNAWQGNSNTASPLVFNTTNYITATENEAGIQGTTSGGMDALQQILVVDYQKEQEPAPVANFTANVTKGNAPLMVQFTDASTGIVSSYAWDFNNDGNVDSTEQNPVHIYNAAGNYTVNLTVVNADGSDSEVKTEYILVSEPLPGAPVANFTATPTSGTAPLTVNFKDQSTGTVSSYAWDFNNDGNVDSTEQSPSYTYVAAGSYTVNLTVTGPGGSDSEVKTGYVKVTGSSPGKPVAAFSASPASGKTPLTVAFTDTSTGTPTKWKWSFGDGTTSTKQNPKHKYSAAGKYTVILTVTNAKGSNTVTEADYIKVISKPVANLTSSVTSGKAPLNVKFTDTSTGIASGWIWEFGDGSRSFVQNPTHKYSKAGTYTVNLTVKNAAGRNTVTKTEHIKVTAKPAANFSSSVTSGKTPLNVKFTDTSTGTPAAWKWSFGDGTSSTQQNPTHKYSKAGTYTVNLTVKNAAGSNMVTKTDYIKVTEKPVAEFSATPISGKMPLTVAFTDKSTGTPTKWKWNFGDGASSTVQNPKHKYSKAGSYTVTLTATNAAGSNTVTQTDYIKITA comes from the coding sequence ATGACGAATAAAAAACCAATTTCAACATTATTACTACTAATTCTAAGCATTGGAGTCTGCCTCACTTTGCTTGCAGGCACCGTAGCTGCTGACGACTGGGTTGGTGGCCTTCCGCTGACAACCGTTCAGACCGGAACAGTGACCGGTGGCCTGTACATCTCCGGGAACCCTCCATCAGCGACTTACACTAACGTTGTGGACAGAACTTTTTCCCTCCCGACAGCTGCCGTGGCAGGGTCAGGCAGGATCAAATGGGCCAGGCTCTACGTTTCCAGCTACTGCGGACACATGCAGGATGCAAAGGCCATCACCTACGCTACTAAGGTTGACTGGAATAACGACGGAACCTGGGACAACAACTGGACAGAAACTGACCCCGGTCAGCCTTTTATCTACATGCAGGGCGGGGACTACGGCGGCGGTGGCAATGACAACAGCGAGTTTTCCGGCCACGGTACCGGTGAACCTTATTTGATGCTCAACGAGCACACAACCCGTGTGACGAGTGACTACCTGAGCTGGTATAATGTAACGAACCTGATTCAGGTGGATGAACCCACAATCAAGGTGAACGTAGATGCCACAGGTTCCTACGATGGTCGGATAAAGATGGTCGAGCTCGTCGTCGCATACGACGATCCTTCTTCAACAACAGAAACGCTGTACTGGGTCAATGAGGGGCACGATGCCTGCACTTACTATACTGAGGAAAATGAAGACACTGTTGCCATTGGAACCACCACCTTTGATACAGCCGGGCTTTCAGGCATTACCTCGGCCACACTCATTGCCGACTACCTGGCAAGTAACAATGGGTACTACGGTTTCCCAACAACAGATAATAATTTTGTTGCATCTACAAAGACCGGATCATTTACAAACATAGAGCTTGACCGTATCGCTGATACTCAGGGTCTTTACTCAGGGATTGATTCCTGGAATGTGACATCATCCATTTCCGGCAGCAGTTCTGCATTTGCCTATGCCAGGTACCTGCCGGGTACAGGTACCGCAGCATTCTACAAAATTCCCCTCGCGTTCCTGGTGGTAAAAAAACCGCTTCAATCAACCTCTGCACCCGATGCCGAGTTCACTGCCAACGTGACCAGCGGAACGGCTCCTCTCACGGTTCAATTTAACGAAAACTCAACTGGTTCCCCTACTTCCTGGCAGTGGGATTTCAATAACGATGGAACTGTTGACAGTACAGAGCAGAATCCGATATATACCTATAGTACGGCAGGAAACTACGCTGTTAACCTCACGGTTTCCAATGCAAAGGGAAGCAACTCTGAGGTAAAGACCGAATACATAACCGCAACTTCAGCAGCGACAAATGACCTCACTATAAGCGGACTCGTCAATACGGTTCCAGGCTCTGCGGTTTTTGCCAAAGAACCAAATACCATAAACATTCTCAACATTATGAACACTGGAACTGGCAGTCTTTCTAATATTTCAGTAGCACTTTATGCAAGTGATGTATCCGGTGGGACGGTTCCGGTAAACACGACAACAATCGCATCCCTTGCAAGCGGAGGAAAGGCCACAATAAGCCTGATTGACCCGACTATCCGCAGCCTCGAAGGCGGTACGGTAACGTACACTGCAGTTGTTGACCCTGATAACCTGATAGCTGAAACCAACGAGGCAAACAATAACAAGAGCAGTGCGTCCAAACCGCTCAGATATAACGGTTATAAAGGCAAAGGCATCTACTGGGAAGGTGGCAGCAACATCACCACCAAACATACCTATGACCTTCAGGGTAACCTTCTTTACTCCACGCAGCCTGATACTGCTTACAAAGCTGTTGGCTGGAGTGACAGGACCGAAACATGGACTGCAGATGACCTTCCAATCCCCAGCGGTTCCACAATAGAAAAAGTCCTTCTTTATTTCGCCTACAACTGGGACCAAACTCCTGGCGGATATCCGTGGTTGAATCTTAACTTTAACGGAAACACAATTGAGAACGGAAATCTCTCAACAGGAAACGGAACTCTCTACAGGGACTGGAGCAATTTTGGCGGATATGCTGATTATGAATATGGTCTCTGCGTCTACGATGTAACTGACAAGTTCAACGAGGCCGGAAATAGCCTTGTAACGAATCCATATGATAGCTCTTACAATAAAATCGCACTGTATCCAAGCACCCTTGTTGTAATCTATCGAAACTCTAACGAGACCAGGAAACAGATATTTATCAATGAAGAGTGCGACGAACTTGGCGTATCTGAGTCCAGTTACGGAACAACTCCCAAAGAGGCTACAGCATATGCTCCTTTCACTGGTATGTCCATTGACAAGAGCAAGGTAGCAAATGCTACGATGTACAGTTTCGCCGGAAGTGCCGGGCCCGATGAAGGAAACCTGCTATTCAACGGAAACACCGTGGCAACCAACGCTTGGCAGGGGAATTCAAACACCGCAAGTCCACTGGTCTTTAATACGACAAATTACATAACTGCAACAGAAAACGAAGCCGGAATTCAGGGCACAACAAGTGGAGGCATGGATGCTCTCCAGCAGATCCTTGTCGTTGACTATCAGAAAGAACAAGAACCTGCACCAGTAGCCAACTTTACCGCAAATGTGACAAAAGGTAACGCGCCTCTTATGGTTCAGTTTACAGATGCTTCAACTGGTATTGTTTCTTCCTATGCATGGGACTTCAATAACGACGGTAATGTAGACAGTACTGAGCAGAACCCTGTTCACATTTATAATGCAGCTGGTAACTACACTGTCAACCTTACAGTTGTAAATGCAGATGGAAGTGATTCTGAAGTAAAGACCGAATACATTTTGGTAAGCGAACCGCTTCCTGGAGCACCTGTTGCAAATTTCACAGCTACTCCGACTTCTGGTACTGCTCCTCTAACTGTCAACTTTAAGGATCAGTCAACCGGCACTGTTTCTTCCTATGCATGGGATTTCAATAACGATGGCAATGTAGACAGTACAGAACAGAGTCCTTCGTATACTTACGTTGCAGCCGGTTCTTACACTGTCAACCTCACAGTAACCGGACCTGGTGGAAGCGATTCGGAGGTAAAAACAGGTTACGTTAAAGTCACTGGTTCATCTCCAGGAAAGCCAGTAGCTGCTTTTTCAGCCTCTCCTGCTTCAGGAAAAACACCATTAACAGTTGCCTTTACTGATACAAGTACAGGAACACCGACCAAATGGAAATGGAGTTTTGGAGACGGAACAACTTCAACCAAACAGAATCCAAAGCATAAGTATTCAGCTGCAGGGAAGTATACGGTAATACTTACAGTTACCAATGCTAAAGGCAGTAACACGGTAACAGAAGCCGATTATATAAAAGTGATATCAAAACCTGTTGCAAATCTCACCAGCAGTGTTACATCTGGAAAAGCACCATTAAACGTTAAATTTACTGACACAAGTACAGGTATAGCTTCTGGCTGGATCTGGGAGTTTGGAGATGGGTCAAGGTCATTCGTTCAGAATCCGACTCACAAGTATTCCAAAGCAGGAACATATACTGTTAACTTGACAGTAAAGAACGCTGCAGGGCGTAACACGGTAACAAAAACAGAACATATAAAAGTGACAGCAAAACCTGCTGCAAACTTCAGCAGCAGTGTTACATCAGGAAAAACACCATTAAACGTTAAGTTTACTGATACAAGTACAGGAACACCTGCTGCATGGAAATGGAGTTTTGGAGATGGAACAAGTTCAACCCAACAGAATCCGACTCATAAGTATTCCAAAGCAGGAACATATACTGTAAATTTAACAGTAAAGAACGCTGCAGGCAGCAACATGGTAACAAAAACAGATTATATAAAGGTGACAGAAAAGCCGGTTGCTGAATTCTCTGCAACTCCTATTTCAGGAAAAATGCCGTTGACGGTTGCTTTTACTGATAAAAGTACTGGAACACCGACTAAATGGAAATGGAACTTTGGAGACGGTGCATCGTCCACAGTCCAGAATCCAAAGCATAAGTATTCCAAAGCAGGGAGTTATACAGTGACATTGACAGCAACAAATGCTGCCGGCAGTAACACGGTAACACAAACCGATTATATAAAAATAACTGCATAA